One Jeotgalibaca porci genomic region harbors:
- a CDS encoding glycoside hydrolase family 27 protein, with protein MANLKMTTPPKGWNSWDVYGASVTESEVKENAAYMAENLLSHGWEYVVVDIQWYEPTADSSHYHAFAELKMDEYGRLLPAENRFPSAVNGVGFKNLSDYVHSLGLKFGIHIMRGIPRQAVHLNVPIAGTNLRARDIAHANSICPWNTDMYGIDMGKEGAQAYYDSIFKLYAEWGVDFIKVDDIADSKLYSTHLEEIKAIRKAIDKTGRDMVLSLSPGPAPLKYGTFFQEYANMWRLTDDFWDNWEQLKDMFTRCAQWSPFVGPGSWPDCDMLPLGHIGIRSVDGGGADRLTRFTKAEQRTMMTLWSIFRSPLMLGCELTDLDDWTLHLLREPTLKIMHQEGRNARQIHNEDDWVVWQTEANATVYYVIFNLSDTERVTPTEIVALAKLKNSETLVAHDCLVSY; from the coding sequence ATGGCTAACTTAAAAATGACGACACCCCCTAAAGGGTGGAATAGTTGGGATGTTTACGGAGCAAGTGTAACAGAATCAGAAGTCAAAGAAAATGCAGCATACATGGCAGAAAATTTACTTTCTCATGGTTGGGAATATGTCGTCGTTGATATCCAATGGTATGAGCCGACTGCTGATTCCTCTCATTATCACGCTTTCGCTGAATTGAAAATGGACGAATATGGTCGTTTATTACCTGCTGAAAATCGTTTTCCATCTGCTGTAAACGGAGTGGGCTTTAAGAACCTTTCGGATTATGTTCACAGTTTGGGATTAAAGTTCGGCATTCATATAATGAGAGGCATTCCGCGGCAAGCGGTTCATTTGAACGTACCGATTGCCGGAACAAACTTAAGAGCACGGGATATCGCACATGCGAATTCTATTTGTCCATGGAATACCGATATGTATGGGATTGACATGGGCAAAGAAGGGGCACAAGCATATTATGATTCGATTTTTAAGTTATACGCGGAATGGGGCGTTGATTTTATCAAAGTCGATGATATTGCAGATTCAAAATTGTACAGTACGCATTTAGAGGAAATCAAAGCTATTCGAAAGGCAATCGACAAAACGGGGCGGGATATGGTCTTGAGTTTATCACCAGGACCGGCACCGCTAAAATACGGAACGTTCTTCCAGGAATATGCCAACATGTGGCGATTGACCGACGATTTTTGGGACAATTGGGAACAGTTGAAAGACATGTTCACGCGTTGTGCGCAATGGTCCCCGTTTGTTGGACCAGGCTCATGGCCTGATTGTGATATGTTGCCGTTAGGACATATTGGTATTCGCTCTGTTGATGGTGGTGGGGCGGATCGTTTAACGCGCTTTACCAAAGCAGAGCAACGGACAATGATGACATTGTGGTCTATTTTTCGTTCACCGTTAATGCTCGGCTGCGAATTAACCGATTTAGATGACTGGACATTGCACTTACTACGTGAACCAACGCTGAAAATAATGCATCAAGAAGGTCGTAATGCCCGTCAAATCCACAATGAAGATGACTGGGTTGTATGGCAGACAGAAGCAAATGCCACGGTTTATTACGTCATCTTTAATTTGAGCGATACGGAACGTGTTACGCCAACAGAGATTGTCGCACTTGCTAAGTTAAAGAACAGCGAAACCTTAGTTGCACATGATTGTTTAGTCAGTTATTAA
- a CDS encoding glycoside hydrolase family 43 protein has product MKKVGALLLLSSALLSACSFENSNVKTVKQVLEKPQFENTSVHDPSVWLDGNEKYIIGSHLQFAKSKDLMKWETLSESVASSQLFEDVFKEFEEEFSYAQTTTFWASDIIQLEDGRYYLYYCLCEGSSPLSVLGLAVSDDIEGPYEKVESFLTSGRGRSPDGQPYNATIHPNAIDPHVFYDEAGELWMVYGSYSGGIFILPLDKTTGLPTEETYGTKLLGGNHARIEAPYILYNQETMFYYLFTSFGGLDADGSYNIRVARSKNPDGPYEDMNNQDMIDAKGEDGTIFDDISIAPYGTKVLGNYLWQYSENEEYGYVSPGHNSAYYDEELNQYFILFHTRFPESGEMHEVRVHALLFNADGWPVIAPRRYAGEKIETVSYGDVQGDYLIIEDQNTIVPDTIVSQGITITNKKISGDYSGKVELGEQGLATVQLNGETVNGHFLPQWDEYTEKQTMTFTGLTPEGKAFMMVRK; this is encoded by the coding sequence ATGAAAAAAGTAGGTGCGTTATTGTTACTTAGTTCTGCTCTTTTATCTGCATGCTCCTTTGAAAATTCGAACGTTAAAACAGTCAAACAGGTGTTGGAAAAACCTCAATTTGAAAATACTTCGGTTCATGATCCTTCAGTATGGCTAGATGGGAATGAGAAGTACATTATTGGTTCACATTTACAGTTTGCGAAGTCAAAAGACTTAATGAAGTGGGAAACACTCTCTGAGAGTGTAGCGTCATCTCAACTTTTCGAAGATGTGTTTAAAGAATTTGAGGAAGAATTTTCATACGCACAGACTACTACTTTTTGGGCAAGCGACATTATTCAATTAGAAGACGGTCGTTATTATCTCTACTATTGTTTATGTGAAGGAAGTAGCCCGTTGTCTGTGTTAGGTCTTGCAGTTTCAGATGACATTGAAGGACCGTATGAAAAAGTCGAATCTTTCTTGACGTCTGGACGCGGTCGTTCACCTGACGGGCAACCTTATAATGCAACGATTCATCCAAATGCTATTGATCCGCACGTTTTCTATGATGAAGCAGGCGAATTATGGATGGTTTACGGCTCGTATTCGGGCGGAATTTTCATATTACCTCTGGATAAAACGACCGGCTTACCAACAGAAGAAACTTACGGTACCAAATTACTAGGTGGCAATCATGCACGAATTGAAGCACCTTATATTTTATACAATCAAGAAACGATGTTTTATTATCTCTTTACGTCATTTGGCGGGTTGGATGCAGATGGCTCATATAATATTCGAGTTGCAAGATCCAAGAATCCGGATGGTCCATACGAAGACATGAATAATCAAGATATGATTGATGCTAAAGGTGAAGATGGCACGATTTTTGATGATATTTCGATTGCGCCATACGGAACCAAGGTATTAGGGAATTATTTATGGCAGTATAGCGAAAATGAAGAATATGGTTATGTATCTCCCGGGCATAACTCGGCATATTACGATGAAGAACTAAACCAGTACTTCATACTTTTCCATACACGTTTCCCTGAATCGGGAGAAATGCATGAAGTTCGTGTGCATGCATTATTATTTAACGCGGATGGTTGGCCTGTTATTGCGCCACGTCGTTATGCGGGTGAAAAAATAGAGACAGTATCATACGGTGATGTTCAAGGTGACTATTTAATAATTGAAGATCAAAACACGATTGTTCCAGACACGATTGTGTCGCAAGGCATAACGATTACTAATAAGAAAATTTCAGGTGACTATTCTGGGAAAGTAGAATTAGGTGAACAGGGGCTGGCAACAGTTCAGTTGAACGGAGAAACCGTCAACGGCCACTTTTTACCGCAATGGGATGAATATACAGAAAAACAAACAATGACCTTTACAGGTTTAACTCCAGAAGGTAAAGCCTTCATGATGGTGAGAAAGTAG
- a CDS encoding xylulokinase: MKKQLIEQGKTALGIEFGSTRIKAVLIGFDNHTVLASGSFDWENKLEKGYWTYSLESVWAGVQTAYAELAKAVKEQYDVELTTTGALGFSAMMHGYLPFDKDGNQLAAFRTWRNTSTEQAAMLLTEKFNFNIPQRWSIAHLYQALLNEETHVKDIAHLTTLAGYVHWKLTGEKVMGVGEASGMFPIDSQTGTYHAEMVDQFNELVPFEWNLETILPTVLSAGEAAGTLTEAGALLLDPTGTLQAGIPIAPPEGDAGTGMVATNSVAERTGNVSAGTSDFAMVVLEKELEKVHMEIDMVTTPTGKPVAMVHCNNFTSDINAWAGLFAETARAIGADVDMGHLYTTLFEKAMEADADLGGLMNINYFSGEPITGFEEGRPLFVRMPDSRLTLANFMRTQIYSALGTLKIGMDILTKEEKVKLDNLLGHGGFFKTERVGQQIMADAMEVSVSLMETAGEGGPWGMALLAAYLVNKESGESLEKYLDTKVFAGNKGSTLAPDPTGVASFNDFMVQYREALHIERAAIKHMR; encoded by the coding sequence ATGAAGAAGCAATTAATAGAACAAGGGAAAACAGCGCTCGGAATCGAATTTGGATCAACACGTATTAAAGCAGTGTTAATCGGCTTTGATAATCATACTGTACTGGCTTCTGGTTCATTTGACTGGGAGAATAAGCTTGAAAAAGGCTATTGGACATATAGTCTTGAATCTGTTTGGGCAGGTGTACAAACAGCGTATGCGGAGTTGGCAAAAGCAGTGAAAGAGCAATACGATGTTGAACTGACAACGACAGGTGCTCTAGGCTTTTCAGCAATGATGCATGGGTATTTACCATTTGATAAAGATGGCAACCAACTGGCTGCTTTCCGTACATGGCGTAATACTTCTACAGAGCAAGCAGCAATGCTGTTAACTGAGAAATTCAACTTCAACATCCCGCAAAGATGGAGCATTGCGCATCTTTATCAAGCACTATTAAACGAAGAAACACACGTCAAAGACATTGCGCATTTAACAACCTTAGCGGGTTATGTTCACTGGAAATTAACCGGCGAAAAAGTAATGGGTGTTGGTGAAGCGTCCGGCATGTTCCCAATTGACAGCCAAACTGGAACGTATCATGCCGAAATGGTTGACCAGTTCAATGAATTGGTTCCATTTGAATGGAACCTGGAAACCATCTTGCCAACCGTTCTCTCTGCGGGTGAAGCAGCTGGGACGTTGACTGAAGCGGGAGCCTTATTATTGGATCCAACTGGAACGCTTCAAGCAGGTATTCCAATCGCACCGCCTGAAGGGGATGCCGGAACAGGAATGGTCGCAACGAACAGTGTCGCTGAACGAACAGGTAACGTATCAGCTGGAACGTCTGATTTTGCGATGGTTGTGTTAGAAAAAGAACTTGAAAAAGTCCATATGGAAATCGACATGGTTACAACACCTACAGGGAAACCAGTTGCGATGGTTCACTGTAATAACTTTACGTCAGATATTAATGCGTGGGCTGGTTTGTTTGCTGAAACAGCGCGTGCGATTGGTGCTGATGTTGATATGGGACATTTGTATACGACATTATTCGAAAAAGCGATGGAAGCAGATGCTGATTTAGGCGGATTGATGAATATCAACTACTTCTCGGGCGAGCCTATTACAGGCTTTGAAGAAGGCCGTCCACTATTTGTGAGAATGCCGGACAGCCGCTTAACTTTAGCGAACTTTATGCGCACACAAATCTATTCTGCACTTGGAACTCTTAAAATCGGGATGGATATTTTAACAAAAGAAGAAAAAGTGAAACTAGATAATTTATTAGGTCATGGTGGCTTCTTTAAAACGGAACGTGTCGGCCAACAAATCATGGCTGATGCGATGGAAGTGTCTGTCTCACTTATGGAGACAGCAGGTGAGGGCGGTCCATGGGGTATGGCTCTATTGGCTGCTTACTTAGTAAATAAAGAATCCGGGGAATCGTTGGAGAAATACTTAGATACAAAAGTATTTGCAGGAAATAAAGGGTCAACATTAGCTCCAGATCCAACGGGTGTTGCCAGCTTTAATGATTTTATGGTGCAATACCGTGAAGCATTACATATTGAGCGGGCAGCAATTAAACATATGCGGTAG
- a CDS encoding 2-keto-3-deoxygluconate permease translates to MFDKVSKLPAGLFLVPLLLSALLYTIWPEMVHIGGLTEALFSGDYMNFILGALCFYSGTGIDLKKLVNILKRQGVLLVVKLIISVALGFVLIKALGTDGLFGLSTMAMVVGIASLNPAVYLSLVNEYGKKEDAAAMGLIGLFSIPVVPMLTYSLASAAGAELDWMPVLSSLIPIAVGMLLGNLDKKFATLFAPGVSVLLPILGWNIGQGINFLEVAKAGILGLLLVVIYYIAMLPIYFVDKRILKQDGIAAVGMLSVAGVSVSTPAALAAAFPVLQPYVANAMGQILTAVVVTSVVTSFIVKKIYTSTYKK, encoded by the coding sequence ATGTTTGATAAAGTAAGCAAATTACCAGCAGGCTTGTTCTTGGTTCCATTATTACTTAGTGCACTTCTTTATACTATTTGGCCAGAAATGGTGCATATTGGCGGGTTAACTGAAGCTCTGTTTTCCGGTGATTATATGAACTTTATTCTTGGAGCCTTGTGTTTCTATTCGGGTACCGGAATCGATTTAAAAAAACTTGTAAATATTTTGAAACGTCAAGGCGTTCTCCTCGTTGTAAAACTGATTATCAGTGTTGCCCTTGGGTTTGTATTAATTAAGGCACTTGGAACAGATGGGCTGTTCGGCTTGAGTACAATGGCAATGGTCGTTGGGATCGCAAGCTTAAACCCCGCTGTTTACTTGTCGCTAGTAAATGAATATGGTAAAAAAGAAGATGCTGCAGCAATGGGTCTAATTGGTTTGTTTAGTATTCCGGTTGTTCCAATGTTGACGTATAGTCTGGCATCGGCAGCTGGTGCGGAATTGGATTGGATGCCTGTTCTTTCCTCATTAATTCCGATCGCAGTTGGGATGTTGCTTGGAAACTTAGATAAGAAATTTGCAACATTATTTGCTCCGGGTGTAAGTGTGTTGTTGCCAATTCTTGGTTGGAATATCGGACAAGGGATCAACTTCTTGGAAGTTGCCAAAGCTGGTATTTTAGGTCTCCTCTTAGTTGTTATTTATTACATCGCAATGCTTCCTATTTACTTTGTTGATAAGCGCATATTGAAACAAGATGGAATTGCAGCAGTGGGCATGTTATCTGTTGCAGGAGTGTCGGTTTCAACGCCCGCAGCCTTAGCAGCAGCGTTTCCTGTTTTACAACCGTACGTTGCAAATGCAATGGGACAAATTTTGACGGCAGTGGTCGTTACCAGCGTAGTGACATCTTTTATTGTAAAGAAAATTTATACTTCAACCTATAAAAAATAA
- a CDS encoding glutaredoxin domain-containing protein, translated as MEKKVTIYSKPGCGQCMFTKKYLDKSKVSYFEKNISENPDWAEEVKALGFQTLPVIVIEGEEPFTGYQPQKLDALVI; from the coding sequence ATGGAAAAGAAAGTAACGATTTATAGCAAGCCTGGGTGCGGTCAATGTATGTTTACTAAAAAATATCTCGATAAAAGTAAGGTCTCTTATTTCGAAAAGAATATTTCTGAAAACCCGGATTGGGCAGAAGAAGTTAAAGCACTCGGTTTCCAAACTTTGCCTGTCATTGTGATTGAAGGAGAAGAACCGTTTACGGGTTACCAACCACAGAAGTTGGATGCGTTGGTAATTTAA
- the nrdE gene encoding class 1b ribonucleoside-diphosphate reductase subunit alpha, translated as MPKLAYFSVTGQTRRFIAKLPHIESVEITVTNPFIKMDEPFILVVPTYVSEVTEPVNDFLETGENARLCLGLFGGGNRNFADLYCFTVHDLEQQYGLPVLHEFEFQGSDYDVQKLESELDRMSQKTKRVSYFNLNNEVNIPVDGMIPLHKDKEAVRAYFLEEINMNTVFFYTLEEKLGYLVREDYIDGEMLENYSDAFIKEIFQKVYAHKFRFKSFMAAYKFYTQYALKTNDGAKYLERYEDRVVFNALFLANGDEQLARDIAEEMITQRYQPATPTFLNAGKKRRGELVSCFLIDLDDSMLSIGRGINSSLQLSRKGGGVGVNLSNLREAGAPIKKIENASSGVVPVMKLLEDSFSYSNQLGQRNGAGAVYLNVFHPDIYAFLSTKKENADEKIRVKTLSLGLVVPDKYYELLKTNRPMYLFSPYDVERAYGKPFSYIDITEKYDEMVANDAISKTKINARELEQEISRLQQESGYPYIINIDTVNRANPVAGKVIMSNLCSEIFQPQEPSILNDDLSYNVTGTDISCNLGSTNIPNILTSPNFGKSIEVAVRALTTVTEHTAINEVPTIKKGNDLYHTIGLGAMGLHTAFARNQMAYGTPESLEFTDAYFRSLNYYSLLASNKIAKEKGQAFHNFEKSKYADGSYFDAYLENEFAFQSEKVAAIFKNVGIPSRADWEELKQAIQTHGLYHRNRLAIAPNGSISYINETSASLHPITQRIEHRQEKTVGAIFYPAPYLSNETMPYYTSAFDMDQRQIIDVYAAAQPHIDQGMSLTLFMRSQIPEGLYEWKIGKPAAMTTRDLNRLRNYAFSKGIKSLYYVRTYTDDGEIIGANSCESCMV; from the coding sequence ATGCCGAAATTAGCTTATTTCTCAGTTACAGGACAAACCAGACGTTTTATTGCGAAGTTGCCACATATCGAAAGTGTTGAAATCACCGTAACGAATCCGTTTATTAAAATGGATGAACCTTTCATATTAGTCGTTCCAACCTATGTTTCAGAGGTTACGGAACCGGTGAATGATTTTTTAGAAACCGGAGAAAATGCCCGGTTGTGTTTGGGGTTATTTGGTGGTGGGAACCGCAATTTTGCTGATTTATATTGCTTTACGGTTCATGATTTGGAGCAACAATATGGGTTACCCGTACTGCATGAATTCGAGTTTCAAGGTAGCGATTATGACGTTCAGAAATTAGAAAGTGAGTTGGATAGAATGAGTCAGAAAACGAAACGAGTCAGTTACTTTAATTTAAATAACGAAGTGAATATTCCTGTGGATGGAATGATTCCTTTACACAAAGATAAGGAAGCCGTTCGTGCTTATTTTTTGGAAGAAATTAATATGAATACGGTCTTCTTCTATACCTTAGAAGAAAAGTTGGGGTACTTAGTTCGTGAAGACTATATCGACGGAGAAATGCTTGAGAATTATTCCGATGCATTTATAAAAGAGATATTCCAAAAAGTGTACGCGCACAAGTTCCGCTTTAAGAGCTTTATGGCAGCTTATAAATTTTATACCCAATATGCGTTGAAAACGAACGATGGCGCGAAATATTTGGAACGCTATGAAGATCGTGTCGTGTTCAACGCACTATTTTTGGCAAATGGTGATGAGCAGCTGGCCCGCGATATTGCGGAAGAAATGATTACGCAACGTTACCAACCAGCAACGCCTACTTTCTTAAATGCAGGAAAAAAACGGCGTGGAGAACTGGTGTCCTGTTTCTTGATTGATTTAGATGATTCGATGTTGTCAATCGGACGCGGGATAAACTCGTCCTTGCAATTGTCTCGTAAAGGTGGCGGGGTGGGAGTAAACCTATCCAACCTGCGTGAAGCCGGAGCACCGATTAAGAAGATTGAGAATGCTTCATCCGGTGTTGTACCGGTCATGAAACTTTTGGAAGACAGTTTCAGTTACAGTAACCAATTAGGGCAACGTAACGGAGCAGGAGCTGTTTATCTGAACGTTTTCCACCCGGATATTTACGCGTTTTTATCGACTAAGAAGGAAAATGCGGATGAAAAAATCCGTGTAAAAACGTTGTCTCTTGGCCTTGTCGTGCCGGATAAGTACTATGAATTATTGAAAACAAACCGCCCAATGTATTTATTCAGTCCGTATGATGTCGAGCGCGCTTATGGTAAGCCCTTCTCCTATATCGACATTACTGAAAAGTACGATGAAATGGTCGCAAACGATGCTATCAGCAAAACGAAAATTAATGCACGTGAGCTTGAGCAAGAGATTTCTCGTTTACAACAAGAATCCGGTTATCCGTATATTATCAATATTGATACGGTAAATCGTGCGAATCCTGTTGCAGGCAAAGTGATTATGAGTAACTTGTGTAGTGAGATTTTTCAACCGCAAGAGCCGTCCATCCTAAATGATGATTTGTCTTACAACGTAACGGGTACGGATATTAGTTGTAATCTCGGTTCAACGAATATTCCCAACATCTTGACGTCTCCTAATTTTGGGAAATCGATTGAAGTGGCGGTCCGTGCGCTAACAACAGTGACGGAGCATACGGCAATCAATGAAGTCCCAACGATTAAAAAAGGGAACGATTTGTACCATACAATCGGACTAGGAGCGATGGGTCTTCATACCGCATTTGCGCGTAATCAAATGGCATACGGAACACCGGAATCACTGGAATTTACGGATGCATATTTTAGATCCTTAAATTATTATTCGCTATTAGCAAGTAATAAAATAGCCAAAGAAAAAGGACAGGCGTTCCATAATTTTGAAAAATCAAAATATGCGGACGGCAGTTACTTTGATGCTTATTTAGAAAATGAATTCGCCTTCCAATCAGAAAAGGTTGCAGCTATTTTCAAAAATGTTGGAATTCCTTCTCGAGCTGATTGGGAAGAATTGAAGCAAGCGATTCAAACACATGGTCTTTACCATCGTAATCGCCTAGCAATTGCCCCAAACGGATCGATTTCTTATATCAATGAAACGAGTGCGTCCTTGCATCCAATCACACAACGAATTGAGCACCGTCAAGAAAAGACAGTAGGGGCTATTTTCTATCCAGCGCCTTATTTGTCAAATGAGACAATGCCGTATTACACCTCAGCATTTGATATGGATCAACGTCAAATCATTGATGTATACGCTGCGGCACAACCGCATATTGATCAAGGTATGAGCTTAACGTTATTTATGCGCTCACAAATTCCTGAAGGTCTTTATGAGTGGAAAATAGGCAAACCAGCTGCCATGACAACACGCGACTTAAATCGACTACGTAATTATGCCTTTTCAAAAGGGATTAAATCCTTGTACTATGTACGCACCTATACCGATGATGGTGAAATAATTGGCGCGAATTCATGTGAAAGTTGTATGGTTTAG
- the nrdF gene encoding class 1b ribonucleoside-diphosphate reductase subunit beta has translation MSYVAIDWNKLEDELDKHTWEKLTSQFWLDTRIPVSNDLDDWRSLTDEERDVVNKAFGGLTLLDTLQSEEGANVMRDAVRTQHEEAVLNNILFMESVHAKSYSTIFISLNNNRKIEEIFEWTNSNETLQYKAKRINDIYQNGTPLQKKIASVFLESFLFYSGFYTPLWYLGNNLLPNVAEIIKLIIRDESVHGTYLGYKFQLGYNQLDEDEQAEIRDWMYELLYDLMENELLYTEEVYDQIGWTNEVKTFVKYNANKALQNLGFEPFFPDASAEQVNPIVMNGLSTDTTNHDFFSQVGSGYLMGNVEAMDDDDYDF, from the coding sequence ATGAGTTATGTAGCAATTGATTGGAATAAATTAGAAGATGAATTAGATAAGCATACATGGGAAAAGTTAACGTCCCAATTTTGGTTGGATACACGTATACCTGTCTCGAATGATTTGGATGACTGGCGCAGCTTAACCGATGAAGAGCGCGATGTTGTGAACAAAGCATTTGGGGGCTTAACGCTTTTGGATACCTTGCAATCAGAAGAAGGCGCGAATGTCATGCGGGATGCAGTCCGGACACAGCATGAAGAAGCGGTCCTAAATAATATCTTATTTATGGAGTCTGTTCATGCGAAAAGTTATAGTACGATTTTTATTTCATTAAATAACAACCGCAAAATCGAAGAAATTTTCGAATGGACCAATTCAAATGAAACGTTGCAATATAAGGCGAAACGAATCAATGACATTTATCAAAATGGCACGCCGTTGCAAAAGAAAATCGCCAGTGTCTTTCTGGAATCATTCTTATTTTACAGTGGATTTTATACGCCGTTATGGTATTTAGGTAATAACCTACTACCAAACGTTGCAGAAATTATTAAATTAATCATCCGCGATGAATCGGTTCATGGAACGTACCTGGGTTATAAATTCCAATTGGGCTATAACCAATTAGATGAAGATGAGCAAGCTGAAATCCGCGATTGGATGTATGAACTGCTTTATGACTTAATGGAAAACGAATTGTTGTATACGGAAGAAGTGTATGATCAAATCGGCTGGACAAATGAGGTCAAAACGTTTGTAAAATACAATGCGAATAAAGCTTTGCAAAATTTGGGATTTGAACCATTTTTCCCAGATGCCAGTGCAGAACAGGTCAATCCCATTGTCATGAATGGCTTATCAACAGATACAACTAATCATGACTTCTTCTCACAAGTCGGTTCGGGTTACTTGATGGGGAATGTTGAAGCGATGGATGATGACGATTACGATTTTTAA
- a CDS encoding ROK family protein yields MALAVFDIGGTAVKYGIWSDDQIEQQDKFQTPDNWEQMKVELSRIFNALQEKTTEKFSGAAFSCPGAVDSEAGVINGFSAVPYIHNIPIQTELSELLGVPVSIENDANCAALAEVAYGAARDVDNALFIVIGSGIGGAVIINKELIKGKNLFGGEFGFMLLEGDASFSDLASPVRAARLYTEELGLPKGTISGKELFTRAEEGEPIAVRYVENLKNNLARGIHTLLVALNPEKVVIGGAISARKELIPEVTERIHHLLKKTNATDVEVNVVPCQYNNDANLMGAVVAFDKR; encoded by the coding sequence ATGGCATTAGCAGTATTTGACATTGGTGGAACAGCAGTTAAATATGGCATTTGGTCGGACGACCAAATCGAGCAACAAGATAAATTTCAAACACCTGATAATTGGGAACAAATGAAGGTGGAATTAAGCCGAATATTTAACGCTTTACAAGAAAAAACAACAGAAAAATTCAGTGGGGCGGCATTTTCTTGCCCGGGTGCAGTAGATTCAGAAGCGGGTGTTATTAACGGCTTCAGTGCTGTTCCATACATTCATAACATTCCTATTCAAACGGAATTAAGTGAATTACTAGGAGTACCTGTTTCAATCGAGAATGATGCCAATTGTGCAGCGCTTGCCGAAGTGGCCTACGGTGCGGCGCGAGATGTTGATAACGCATTGTTTATTGTTATTGGCTCTGGTATCGGCGGAGCGGTTATTATCAACAAAGAGTTAATAAAAGGTAAGAATTTATTCGGTGGAGAGTTTGGGTTTATGCTGTTGGAAGGAGACGCTTCGTTCAGTGATTTAGCGAGTCCGGTTCGCGCTGCAAGACTGTACACAGAAGAATTAGGATTGCCGAAAGGAACGATTTCTGGGAAAGAATTATTTACCCGTGCCGAGGAGGGAGAGCCCATCGCCGTGCGTTATGTGGAAAATTTGAAAAACAATTTGGCAAGGGGCATTCATACACTTTTAGTAGCTTTGAATCCGGAGAAAGTTGTAATTGGTGGCGCGATTTCAGCGCGTAAAGAACTAATTCCAGAAGTAACGGAGCGCATTCATCACTTGCTCAAAAAAACGAATGCAACAGATGTGGAAGTGAATGTGGTTCCTTGTCAGTACAACAACGACGCGAATTTAATGGGAGCCGTCGTCGCTTTCGATAAACGCTAA